A part of Fundulus heteroclitus isolate FHET01 chromosome 23, MU-UCD_Fhet_4.1, whole genome shotgun sequence genomic DNA contains:
- the dusp1 gene encoding dual specificity protein phosphatase 1, whose protein sequence is MFLDLKLIARCSTMVIMEVPTIDCASLRALMAGDAPDCLVLDCRSFLSFNASHISGSTNVRFSTIVRRRARGGLGLEHIVPNEDTRNRLLSGEYQSVVLLDDRSADLSQAKKDGTLTLAVTALCRSPCGVSVFILRGGFERFSSEYPEMCTKASPPQGLSLPLSARNPDPNCSPCNTPLYDQGGPVEILPFLYLGSAYHASRKDMLDMLGITALINVSSNCPNHFEDSFLYKSIPVEDNHKADISSWFNEAIEFIDSVRNNGGRVFVHCQAGISRSATICLAYLMRTNRVKLDEAFEFVKQRRSIISPNFSFMGQLLQFESQVLASSTCSSEAGSPAISKSSTVFNFPVSIPVHASSAQLAFRHSPITTSPSC, encoded by the exons ATGTTTTTGGATTTAAAACTCATAGCCCGCTGTTCTACTATGGTCATTATGGAAGTTCCCACCATCGACTGCGCGTCCCTCCGAGCTCTTATGGCAGGCGACGCGCCGGACTGCCTGGTGCTGGACTGCCgctccttcctctccttcaaCGCCTCTCACATCTCCGGCTCCACCAACGTGCGTTTTAGCACCATCGTCCGGCGGAGGGCAAGGGGCGGCCTGGGTCTGGAGCACATCGTCCCCAACGAGGACACCAGGAACCGGCTCCTGTCCGGGGAGTACCAGTCCGTGGTGCTGCTGGACGACCGGAGCGCGGACCTCAGCCAGGCCAAGAAGGACGGGACGCTGACGCTGGCTGTTACCGCGCTCTGCCGCAGCCCCTGCGGGGTCAGCGTGTTCATCCTCCGAG gTGGATTTGAGCGTTTCTCCTCTGAGTATCCAGAGATGTGCACCAAAGCCTCCCCTCCCCAGGGGCTCAGTTTGCCCCTGAGCGCCAGAAACCCAGACCCAAACTGCAGTCCATGCAACACGCCTCTCTATGATCag GGGGGTCCCGTGGAGATCCTGCCATTCCTGTACCTTGGCAGTGCCTACCACGCGTCCAGAAAGGACATGCTGGACATGCTGGGGATCACCGCCCTCATCAACGTCTCTTCCAACTGTCCCAACCACTTCGAGGACTCCTTCCTGTACAAGAGCATCCCCGTGGAGGACAACCACAAAGCCGACATCAGCTCCTGGTTCAACGAGGCCATCGAGTTTATCG ACTCGGTGAGAAACAACGGCGGCCGCGTGTTCGTGCACTGCCAGGCCGGCATCTCCCGCTCCGCCACCATCTGCCTCGCGTACCTCATGCGCACCAACCGCGTCAAGCTGGACGAGGCCTTCGAGTTCGTCAAGCAGCGGCGCAGCATCATCTCACCCAACTTCAGCTTCATGGGTCAGCTCCTCCAGTTCGAGTCCCAGGTGTTGGCCTCCTCCACCTGCTCCTCGGAGGCCGGGAGCCCGGCGATCAGCAAGAGCAGCACCGTGTTCAACTTCCCCGTCTCCATCCCCGTGCACGCCTCGTCCGCTCAGCTCGCCTTCCGCCACAGTCCCATCACCACCTCCCCCAGCTGCTGA